agacagaaatggtatggacctaacagaagcagaagatatgaagaggaggtggcaagaatacacagaagaactgtacaaaaaagatcttcatgacccagagaatcacgatgatgtgatcactgacctagagccagacatcctggaatgtgaagtcaagtgggccttagaaagcatctctatgaacaaagctagtgggggtgatggaattccagttgagctctttcaaatcctgaaagatgatgctgtgaaattgctgcactcaatatgccagcaaatttggaaaactcagcagtggccacaggactggaaaaggtcagttttcattccaatcccaaagaaaggcaatgccaaagaatgctcaaactaccgcacaattgcactcatctcacacgctagtaatgctcaaaattctccaagccaggcttcagcaatacatgaaccgtgaacttcctgatgttcaagctggttttagaaaaggcagaggaaccagagatcaaattgccaacatctgctggctcatggaaaaagcaagagagttccagaaaagcatctatttctgttttattgactatgccaaagcctttgactgtatggatgacaataaagtgtggaaaattctgaaagagatgggaatgccagaccacctgacctgcctcttgagaaatttgtatgcaggtcaggaagcaacagctagaactggacatggaacaacagactggttccaaataggaaaaggagttcgtcaaggctgtatattgtcaccctgtttatttaacttatatgcagagtacatcatgagaaacgctggactggaagaaacacaagctggaatcaagattgctgggagaaatatcaataacctcagatatgcagatgacaccacccttatggcagaaagtgaagaggaactaaaaagtctcttgatgaaagtgagagtggagagtgaaaaagttgacttaaagctcaacattcagaaaatgaagatcatggcctctggtcccatcacttcatgggaaataaatggggaaacagtggaaactgtcagactttatttttctgggctccaaaatcactacagatggtgactgcaggcatgaaattaaaagatgcttactccttggaaggaaagttatgaccaacctagatagcatattcaaaaacagagacattactttgccaacaaaggttcatctagtcaaggctatggtttttcctgtggtcatgtatggatgtgagagttggactgtgaagaaggctgagcaccgaagaattgatgcttttgaactgtggtgttggagaagactcttgagagtcccttggactgcaaggagatccaacaagtcctttctgaaggagatcagccctgggatttctttggaaggaatgatgctaaagctgaaactccagtactttggtcacctcatgcgaagagttgactcattggaaaagactctgatgctgggagggattgggggcaagaggagaaggggacgacagaggatgagatggctggatggcatcaccaactcgatggacgtgagtctgagtgaactctgggagttggtgatggacagggaggcctggcgtgctgggattcatggggtcacaaagagtcggacatgactgagtgactgatctgatctgatctgaaatatgATTTAAGTAATCTTCTATTGTCAAAGCTCTTAGTTCACCATACAAATATAGTTCACATTTAGATTTTCCTACAATAAATTCTTAGGAGTTGAATTGCCAAGTTTACGGAAAAGCATATTAAGATAAATTTAAAGCTGAATGCATTTTAATTGTTTAGCTATTTTGTTGTAGAAAATTTCAAATGTACACAAAAGTAGATAGAACATTATAATGAACCCCATACAGCCATCATCTAGCATCAATATAAATATTTGCCAATCCTATTTCTACTGCCTGaaacttcttcttttttctttttctggaaaattttggagcaaatttcagttttataagtattgtgttgtgtgtgttgtaTAAATTGTATTCTGTGTGCAAGAATTGTATTCTGTGTGattcttgaacaacatgggtttgaactgcacaggtccactCACAGGCAGACATTTGCAATAGTAAAAACTACAGCAGTACAGGATTTGTGGCTGGTTGAATCTGTGCATAGGGAACTTCATGTGTACAGAGGAACCATGTTTATGGAGGATCAACTCAAGGTTATGGGTGGATTTTCACCTTCTCAGTGGTTCATTGCCCCTAACCTTGGTGTTGTTCAAGGGTCTACTGTATTTGGTATGCTCGGTGACTGATAAaggcatttaaagaaaaaaaagtgccaAACCTGAtgctacaatattttaaaatactattccAATGGCATCTAATACACAGACCGGGTTCAAATTTCTCTAATTATCTTTAAGTAAATTCTTAAAATTAAGATGTAAACAAAGTTCACACAATGTATCTTATATTTCTTAGTCCTTTATTTCATAGcagtccttctctctcttttttttttcatgccttTGACTTATTGGAGAAATCTCTTTATCTGTAGAACAGTTTATATTCTACATTAGACTTTCTTCTGACTTATGGTTTTGTTTGGTGTCTATCCCTATATcttgtattttatataaaattgttttgttttggtctCAGCCTATTGATGGTGTTGCGATGCTATCAGCTAAGAATGCCTGGGGCACTCACCTGGGCTGACCCCACAGACATTTCTCTGATCAAGGCCAATGATGTGGCTGGGCTGACCCTTGTGGTTCTTATTATGATTGCAGGATGCACCTCAGCAACAatcatgatcagatcagatcagatcagtcgctcagttgtgtctgactctttgcgaccccatgaaccgcagcacgatAGAACTTTGAAAAAAACAAGGTTGGTTTTTTCAAACCTTGTTTTTTCAAAGttctgtaggctgccaggctcactgtagactgccaggctcctctgtccatggaattctccaggccagaatgctggagtaggtagctgttcccttctccaggggatcttcccaatccaggggtcaaacccaggtctcctgcattgtaggcagattctttactatctgagccaccaggaaagccctgaaaAAATAAGGTTTGTTATTCATAGGTCTTGGAGGTTGCATGGAACACCTGGGGCCACACAAAGATAAtttagggagaaagaaagagagacagaggctCTGCAGTTATTAGGGTCAAGGGTGGGCGGTGCCTAGGGTTTCATAGGTTCACTCTTTATAGGTGAATATAAAACATGGGAGCAGGAATTAAAGAAAGGGTGGGAAAAGCAGAGTAACTCAAGTGGTCAGTTAATGGAGGTCATCCAGGGTTTTCTAAAAGAAGAACTTCATGGGTGGGGTGGCCCAGCTCTTTATCTAGATGTGTAGTTGACTATACATTTATTTGAGATAAATGTGTTTGAAATAAATGCCTGGCAATCAGAACCTTAATGTCAAACATTTACATTACAATAAAAAGGGTAATTATCAGGCACTTAAACTACAAAACTAATATTAAGATAGAAGCTTGATTGGATCTGGGTTAGCTTTTTAGCAGAATATCATAGAGCTCCTGTGATTTCTACTGCACCATATCATGAGGTGCACAATGATTGGTTGTCCTATTTTTAGTGATGCTATTTATATTATAGACCAGAGGGTTCAGGCGGCATCTGTCTGATCTGTGTATTCAGTTTTCAATCAGATTTTCACCTAATATCTTTAGGTGATAAAAGTTGATAAAAGTTGCTGATTAATGCCAAAATGATTTAATTATTtgaacatatattttcttttaatgttttgaatGTATTTGTAGCTGTTGTAAAACGTTTGTCTGTGGATTCCTATATCTGGGCCACAtcaaatttagtttttattcatttccttttctcttgaaTATTGATCAGATTTTACCAATTATTTGTATGACTAATAATTTTTTGATTAAATATAGGTTGTTGAGGAAACTCTGGATTCTCTTACTTTCTTTAGAAGAAGATTGGTTTTTGTTCTAGCAGACATTTCAAGTCATGGAAGGTCATCTTGACCTTGAAGATCATCTTGAATCAAGTAGGCTTGGTTTTATGCTCTGGGAGTATGGATTTGTGGAAAGCCCAAGGTGTCACTCTCTTTTGTGATATGACTCAGCCTCCAAATTCTCTCTTCCTGGTGTCATGGTCAGGGGTTTGGATTTAGCCTGTGTTCAGTCGGGTCTAGTGTAGGGCTTACTCAAGGATGTGATTTTTACTCTTAAGACTTGGACTTTAAGAGTGATAGTTTGATAACAAGAGTATTAATAAGGTGTGCAGAGCAACCCACTTTCCTGGTACTGCTCTTCTCCAAGCCCTGCTCCACTTCTAGTGTATTTTATTTCAATCCTATAGCAGCTTCTTTCTGATAAGTCTAAAGTGGTCTTTCCATTCATACCTTGAAGTCAGCCACAGCCACAGCATCTGTTTCCCCCAAACTATTTTTGGATATCTTCTGCAAAAATCCCTCTTCTCTTGTGCCTTATTCTATAACTTTTAGTTGCTTGAGGTACCCCATGTTTCAAACTCTGATCTCTGCTTTCTTGGTGAGTGGGATTGCTCATGTGTTGATTCACAACCTTGGGAATTCCCTGCGTGAAATATTCCCTAAATATGGAAGTTGTCCTGGTTTCTatatcagttttatttccagttgtcTATGTAATGCTCTGTGAGAATCTTGATGTTAACTGATGCACTTTGTAAATGTCGTGGTGAAGTGGGGAGAGATTTTTTCCAAATGCTTTTTTATGGAGATTATCCTTAATCCCAAGAACTTTTCACACTCAGAATCCTTTTCAGGGAACTCTTCACATCCTTATTTCTTAGACTATAAATGAAAGGATTGAGAGTGGGGGTTACCAGGGCATACATGATAGCAGCACCCAGCTCCCCAGAGGCATGAGAAGCTGATGGGGACTTCAGGTAGGTGGCAAAGACTGAGATGTAGAAGAGGATGACCATGGAGAGGTGGGAGCTGCATGTGGCCAGGGCTTTCTTTTTGCCTTGTGCTGATGGGATCCGAGCTACAGCAAGGAAAATATGGGCATAAGAGCTTATGATGCAGAGGAGAGGGCTGATTCCTAACAGTCCTGTCAGAACCATCATCAGGTCCTCATTGAGGTGGGTATCAGAGCAGGAAAACCTTAAGAGTGGTTTGAAATCACAAAAAAAGTGAGGAATCTCTAGATTAGTATAGAATGATAGTTGAGTTAGCATCAAGGTTTGGATCAAAGAGTCGGAGTGGGCCACTCCCCATGACCCACCCACCAGCAGCCCACATCTGCAAGGAGTCATTAGGAGTGCATAGTGCAGGGGATGGCAGATGGCAGCATAGCGGTCGATAGCCATGGCAGTCAAAAGCAGGTTGTCCATGTTAGCAAAAACTGCGAAGAAATATAATTGGGCCAGGCACTCAGAGAAGGAGATCAATCCGCTGCTGGTCCACAAAGTCTCCAGCATTTTGGGGGCTGTGGTGGTAGTAGAACAGAGGTCGACCAGGGAGAGCTggctgaggaagaagtacatgggggtgtggaggtggatGTCAGCGCCAATAGCCAGCAGCAGTAGCAAGTTTCCTATGAGACTCAGCAAGTAGAAGGCCAGGAAGAGACCAAAGAGGAGCTGTGGTTTGTCTGGGTCACTGGACAGTCCTGAGAGGACAAAGTCAGGGTTCTTGCTGCAGTTCATTTCAGGTCTTGATGGGCTACAGGACAAGAATCAGCATAAAGAGCATTCACTCAGTTAGCTACAGATGGATAAAACCTTGGATCCTTTCTCTTGGCAATGGGTTTTACTTATACCACCAATGGGAAGAATGCATAAACAAAATAACAGTGGGGAAGACAAGAGGCATACCTCACAAAGATGGTCAAATTAAGGAAACATCAAAGtaagaaaatggcattgaaacatgtaaaatatcatgtatgaaacgagataccagtccaggttcaatgcacgatactggatgcttggggctagtgcactgggacgacccagagggatggtatggggagggaggagggaggagggaggagggttcaggattgggaacacatgtatacctgtggtggattcattttgatatttggcaaaactaatacaattatgtaaagtttaaaaataaaataaaattaattaaaaaaaaaaaaaaagaaaatgagagaaacaaCAGAGATTTCCTGGAGGTATTACAGTGTAAAGAGTTTTCTAATGTTACTTTGTATAATTGGTGATTTAACTACTTGCTTGTTAATCTGTTTTCTTCACAAGACCATGAGTCCTTCAAGGCACAGGCTGTGTTTCAGTATTTAGCTTAGTGCCTGTGTTTCGGTATCTAGACCACATAGAAGGGGCTGAATAAATACCTACCCACCTACACAGTCAGTATCCTCCTAACTGTTTTCACAAGGATCATGCCCCACACTATGGTCTTTTCAAAAAAGAAGATCTCATCATGTCacttcattgtttaaaaaatgagtctCTACAACAAATGGCCAGTaggtgcatgaaaagatgctcatcactgctaattattagagaaatgcaaatcaaaactacaatgaggtaccaccttacATGAGTAAGAATGCCcaccattaaaaagtctacaaaataataaatgctgggaaGAGCATGGAGCAAAaacaaccctcttacactgttggtgggaatgtaaattgttgcatccattgtggaaaacagtatggaggttcctccataaactaaaaatagagttgccatatgacccagcagtttcaTTTCTGGGCAtgtacccagacaaaactatgaCTAAAAAAGTCACATGTACTCCTATGtccatagcaacactatttacaataacaaaGACATGGAAAAACCTAAATACCTatttacagatgaatggataaagaggatgttgTAAACATagaacacaatggaatattcagttcaattcagttcagttgctcagtcgtgtctgactctttgcgaccacatgaatcatagcacgccaggcctccctgtccatctcggaatttactcaaactcatgtccatcgagtagatgatgccatccagccatctcatcctctgtcctccccttctcctcctgtccccaatccctcccagcatcagggtcttctccaatgagtcaactctttgcatgaggtggccaaagtattggagtttcagctttagcatcagcccttccaatgaacacccaggactgatctcctttagaatggactggctggatctccttgcagtccaagggactctcaagagtcttctccaacaccacagttcaaaagcatcaattcttcagtgctcagctttcttcacagtccaactctcacatccatccatgaccactggaaaaaccatagctttgactagacggacctttgttggcaaagtcatgtctctgcttttgaatatgctatctaggttggtcataactttccttccaaggagtaagcgtctttaatttcatggcttcaatcaccgtctgcagcgattttggagcccagaaaaataaagtctgccactgtttccactctttccccatctatttcccaggaagtgatggggccagatgccatgatcttagttttctgaatgttgagctttaagccaacttttcactctcctcttttactttcatcaagaggctttttagttcctcttcactttctgccatatgggtggtgtcatctgcatatctgaggttattgcaatggaatattactcagtcattaaaaaaaggaaataatgctatttgcagcaacatagattgacctagagatgatcatactaagtgaagtaaatcagaaagggaaagacaaataccatatgatatcagttatatgtggaatctaaaaaatggcacaaatgaacatatctatgaaacagaaacagattcacaggactagagaacaggcttgtgcgAGTTCCCTTGCAGTCCGATAGTTAGGACTCATTGCTCTCACTGCCTGCCATGGCcggggatcaatccctggtcagggaactaaagtccTCTAACAGCAGGGACAAAAAAGAGCAGacatgtggttgccaagggggagcgggaagaggaggaaacaggTGGAGGAGGTAAGTATTGGGCATTTGGGATTAGCAAAGCAAAGTATTAtgtacaggatggataaacaccaAGATCCTACTATGTGGCACATGGAACATATTCAATATTCcctgataaaccataatggaaaagaacatgaaaaataaaatatgtataactgagtcactatgctgtacagcagaaattaaaccaatattgtaaatcaaccatatttaaattagattttaaaaaatgaatgtccAGAGAACCATTGCTCTTATGAAAAATACCCTGTCACGTCTTAAAAAGCTCATTTGGTTTTGACCTCGAGGTGTCTCACTGTCTATTCATCGTCTGTTCCCCAGCAACACTGGCTTCACTGCATCACCTTAATACACCATGTTCATTCTCTGCTTTAAGTCAGTTCTTGCTCATCCTTCTAACCTCTAACTTTCTTAGGAAAATGCTCCATTGCCCCTTTGTCTAAGACAATGCTTCCTTTTCTGTGTTCTCATGGcaccttggttcagttcagttcagtcactcagtcatgtctgactctttgtgaccccatgaattgcagcacgccaggcctccttgtccatcaccaactcctggagttcacacaaatggatgtgcatcaagtcggtgatgccctccagccatctcatcctctgttgtccccttatcctcctgcccccaacccctcccagcatcagagtcttttccaatgggtcaactcttcttcttttttttttcttcttcttcttttttaattttattttatttttaaactttacataattgtattagttttgccaaatatcaaaatgaatccgccacaggtatacacgtgttccccatcctgaaccgtcctctgggtcaactcttcgcatggggtgatcaaagtattggagtttcagctttagcatcagtccttccaaataacacccaggactgatctcctttaaaatgaactggttggatctccttgcagtccaagggactctcaagagtcttctccaacaccacagttcaaaaacatcaattcttcggtgctcagctttcttcacagtccaactctcacatccacccatgaccactggaaaaaccatagccttgactagatggacctttgttggcaaagtcatgtctctgcttttgaatatgctatctaggttggtcataactttccttccaaggagtaagcgtcttttaatttcctggcttcaatcaccatctgcagtgattttggagccccccaaaataaagtctgacactgtttccactgtttccccatctatttcccaggaagtgatgggaccagatgccatgatcttcgttttctgaatgttgagctttaagccaacttttccactctcctctttcactttcatcaagaggctctttagttcctcttcactgtctgccataagggtggtgtcatggtAGTTACTGCAATTGTAATATGGAGGATgtaatcacatttatttaaatatttaagttattTAGTTAATGTTGGTCTCCCTAACAAAATGATAGGATCATTATGGCTGAGATTGAATCAGATTTTCCTGTCCAGTGCTTGGAATACAAAGTATCGTATATGTCAGAAAATGAAATCAATGGTAAGTGAAGGTAGGAGAGGATGATGGGTTGTCTTCCCCCAAAAGTATTTCTTCATTTCAAGAATAAAATTTCTTTCCTACAAAAACTGTCCTGGTAACATGGGTTGGAAACATTGCTTCATCTAATTCCTTCATCAAGTTGCGACCAAGTATGATAAGTTTTATTTCCTATGAAATGtccttcatttcagactctttctcACTTTTTTAATTGTTATCCTTTTTGAGCTTTCTCTAGTCAACTCATTCCCAGTTAGTTTCACCAGCAGCTAACAGGCTTCACTGTCTCTACCTCTAGTTGCTAAGATCCAAGCTGTCAGTATCTGCCATAAATTTTAGGGCTTTCTTCTTTGGGCCTAATTCTCCCTGGTGTACATTTTTCTAATATCTTCTTTCATGTTGCATCACATATCCACTGGTGCCTCTTTATCAAGAACTTCTGCATCTGCATCCTCCTATCAATAAGGTAGGATTTTCCATTACTCAGCAGCATTCATTCTCCTTTTCTCAATTATAGTATAAATTCCTGGGAGTAGGGACCATGcatgagtgcatgtgtgctaagtctctcagtggtatctgactctttgcaatcctatggagtgtagcctgccagcctcctctgtccatgggattctccaggcaagaatatcgaagtgtgttgtcatgccctcttccaggaggtcttcctgacctagggattgcaGATACATTATATCTTCTGCATTTGCATGTAGGTTATTTACTACTAGTGTCCCCTGTGAGCCCAGTAGGGATCAtggttctttaaaatattttaagcaccACCTAGGTCATGAGTATATGGTTGTTTCCGTGGATTATTGTTCAGTAGTTGCTCTCAAAACATGAGGACATCTATGTATTTCTCATGTGTGAGTAGAGGAGAAAATGCCCTTTGTGTCAACTACTGTGAAGAGATGAACAATACTCTGCTTCTTGGAAGTAATCAATTACACctgaataaaagttttatttgtgTCTGCTAATAATGAGTTGTATAAGGTAGATGATCTTCAACATTTTTGCAGTCTGTGGCATCTATAATCAAAATCTTATAAGGAATCTTGTGATAGGAACagttgcattttcttttccactggtaGTATCATCTCTCCCTTGTTTCTAACAAACTTTAAATGTTCCAGTGTTCACTGACTCAGGATAAAGAGACTTAACACTTTCCTTATTCAATCCAAGCATTTTTAAATACGTGAGAACAGAGATTCTGAAACCTTAGCATGCTTAAGGATCATATGCTGAGTCAGTGAAGTCCCAGATTCCTGGGATCCACCCAGAGGTTCTGATTTAAGAGGTCTGAGGTGGGACATGAGACTTTGCTTTTCTATCATTCTCCAACATCAGATGATGTGGATGTCATTAATGTGCTGTGTAGAATTCAAATATAGCAAAATACATTCTTTTATCGTCTATATTGgtcttttttgctttcattttctctatCCTTTTTTACTGAGAACTGAAAGATTTCCCACTTTTACAAGATTAAGTCTTCCTGTACTCCTTTATTTCtctcaattcagtcactcagttgtgtcccactc
This genomic interval from Bos taurus isolate L1 Dominette 01449 registration number 42190680 breed Hereford chromosome 23, ARS-UCD2.0, whole genome shotgun sequence contains the following:
- the OR1O8 gene encoding olfactory receptor family 1 subfamily O member 8; its protein translation is MNCSKNPDFVLSGLSSDPDKPQLLFGLFLAFYLLSLIGNLLLLLAIGADIHLHTPMYFFLSQLSLVDLCSTTTTAPKMLETLWTSSGLISFSECLAQLYFFAVFANMDNLLLTAMAIDRYAAICHPLHYALLMTPCRCGLLVGGSWGVAHSDSLIQTLMLTQLSFYTNLEIPHFFCDFKPLLRFSCSDTHLNEDLMMVLTGLLGISPLLCIISSYAHIFLAVARIPSAQGKKKALATCSSHLSMVILFYISVFATYLKSPSASHASGELGAAIMYALVTPTLNPFIYSLRNKDVKSSLKRILSVKSSWD